In the genome of Egibacteraceae bacterium, the window AGGGCGCGGGTGCCGGCGGGCGCATGGCGCAGCACCAGCTGCACCCCCCGCTCCGTGCCCCCCGTCTCGTCGTGGACGCGCAGCGACAGCCGGTTGCGCTCGTCGAGGCTGCCCACCAGCTCGATGATGTAGGTGACCACTGCGGTGAGCATCCCGAACCCCGACAAGGAGGCAGCCACCGCCACGAGCTGAAGCCACGGGGTCACCGGCGTGATGTCGCCGTAGCCGAGGACCGACACGGTGATCCCCGAGTAGTACAGAGCGTCGAAGAACGTGAGCAGCTCGATCTCACCCTCGGCGCGGTAGCTGCCGAGGTTGGGCCACACGATCAGGGCGATCCCCACGATGAACAGCGCGACCCACACCACGAAGGTCAGCACCACCATGAACGGGCCAACGAAAGCGAGCAGCTGCCGGCGGATCCGCCGCAGGCGGTTGCCGAGGCCCACGGCGGCGGCCCAGGCGGACCGCTGCACCGCCTTGGCGATCGGTCCCTCGATGTCGGGATGCAGGGTGGTGAAGAAGATGTCGGCGAGCACGGTCACGGCGAGCAGCCCGCCGGCGGTCGCCGACACCCACCCCCACGCCTCCACGGCACCTCCTGCCTATCCGTGCTGCGATTCCCGTGTGCCAATGCACAGGCAGACGGCGCAGCGTCATCGACGCCCGGTCAGGGGTCGGAGAGGCACTACCCACCTGAGCAACCGGTCATCCCGGCCGCGTACGCGCTGGGCTCGGCGCGTCGACGCGGGACCGGAATGGAGGTCGCCGGCCCCCGTGCGCCGAAAGGTCGTCGCGCTGTTCGCCGTCGCCGGCGGTGTGGCCGCCGCCCGCCAGGTTGCCTCCCGGCGGTAGCGAGGCCGGACGCCAACGCCCCGGCGCGGTTATCCTCCGCGCCTGTGAGACCGCCTCGGACCCCTC includes:
- a CDS encoding potassium channel family protein produces the protein MEAWGWVSATAGGLLAVTVLADIFFTTLHPDIEGPIAKAVQRSAWAAAVGLGNRLRRIRRQLLAFVGPFMVVLTFVVWVALFIVGIALIVWPNLGSYRAEGEIELLTFFDALYYSGITVSVLGYGDITPVTPWLQLVAVAASLSGFGMLTAVVTYIIELVGSLDERNRLSLRVHDETGGTERGVQLVLRHAPAGTRALEDRYVAWALLARQVEDKLHRYALTSLYYRSRDPAYDPEGTLRIVGEAVVAGYLLATDPEAPVRPAVEELDLATTRLMGTVAEQYLDDTVMDALEAPDVVEDDRRWVEQMSEVMVQALGDRWSPGDLDPAAVATAARLRAFLTALAHLTDWTPADGPLPTGESDHHRTQPKGAG